A single genomic interval of Novosphingobium ginsenosidimutans harbors:
- a CDS encoding PTS sugar transporter subunit IIA gives MIGLILVTHGKLAEEFVHAMQHVVGRQDAVATVCIGPNDDMEARRREIADAVKNVDGGNGVIILTDLFGGTPSNLAISLMEAGKVEVIAGINLPMLIRLAKARTCMTLQKATEAARDAGRNYITIASEFLGQDA, from the coding sequence ATGATCGGCCTGATCCTGGTGACACACGGCAAGCTTGCCGAGGAATTTGTCCATGCGATGCAGCATGTCGTCGGCCGCCAGGATGCGGTCGCCACGGTCTGCATTGGCCCGAACGATGATATGGAAGCCCGCCGCCGCGAGATTGCCGACGCGGTGAAAAATGTCGACGGCGGCAATGGCGTGATCATCCTGACCGACCTGTTTGGTGGCACCCCATCCAACCTGGCGATTTCGCTGATGGAAGCCGGCAAGGTCGAAGTGATTGCCGGGATCAATCTGCCGATGCTGATCCGCCTGGCCAAGGCCCGCACCTGCATGACGCTGCAGAAGGCGACCGAAGCCGCGCGCGATGCCGGCCGCAACTATATCACGATCGCGTCGGAGTTTCTTGGCCAGGACGCATGA
- a CDS encoding HPr family phosphocarrier protein — protein MAEARETVEIVNNRGLHARASAKFVNAVAQLCNGLTVRVEKDGNEAAGGSILGLMMLGAAKGDSVEIIVSGEGCEPALLKLVGLVKDGFGED, from the coding sequence ATGGCTGAGGCGCGCGAAACCGTTGAAATCGTCAACAACCGGGGCCTGCATGCGCGGGCCAGCGCCAAGTTCGTCAATGCCGTGGCGCAGCTCTGCAATGGCCTGACCGTGCGGGTTGAAAAGGATGGCAACGAGGCCGCCGGCGGTTCAATCCTGGGCCTGATGATGCTCGGCGCGGCCAAGGGTGACAGCGTAGAGATCATCGTCAGCGGCGAAGGCTGTGAACCTGCGCTGCTCAAGCTGGTCGGCCTGGTCAAGGACGGGTTCGGCGAAGACTAA